One genomic segment of Borrelia miyamotoi includes these proteins:
- a CDS encoding cation:proton antiporter, producing the protein MNKKALYKALFAINPILSFGMIDYMKDTGHNVEIKISSFIMSLAIIVILANLIGNLVGKFGIPKVIGQITTGILLSPTFLGKIKIPLLFPLGIISVGDNYLINEEIFAISTIASIILLFMAGLETNLKLFLKFLPRGGLIGIIEVIGTFVSFALISTILFDVPFISPTSLFIGIIATPSSAGIAASILSAKKKMSTSEGVTIISTSIIDDVLSMIMLTSIITISRSLSDLDIAISITTTIKNILIWFCLTFVLILLSEPISKLLKSFNSVTLATVITIALTFIISSFFQNLGMSFVIGAYIFGLAMSKTDIVCVIQDKLTIFERFFIPVFFTSIGLMADINVILSKEVLMLGILLSCIAVVTKVIYCFIPSCFLGFNKLGALRIAFGMVPRGEISLIIANVALSSEFISQKIFGIIIIIVFLPTIIATPIINILFQINKNGLKKEIKTEQNTQITVSFKYDNLTKILVWELKNELRNEGFFTQQIKNDFSQYINARRNDISLSIKREGSKITFECPKKHLIIIQDLFRETILNIERMTEEVKTVSLNAQKLDYSINYDKISSNINLNKRIKKENIILDLKATNKIEVLRELLDVIKVEIDKEIILQDLMEREKLITTALKEGFAIPHLKTNLIKKMHIAIGISHNGIDFNAINKNLSHIFILILYPAKEYVNYPRILASIVGKVDSNKKAMLKAKTDKEIYNIIVG; encoded by the coding sequence ATGAATAAAAAAGCCTTGTACAAAGCATTATTTGCGATAAATCCTATCCTTTCATTTGGGATGATAGACTACATGAAAGATACGGGTCATAATGTTGAAATTAAAATTTCTTCTTTCATAATGAGCCTAGCAATTATTGTAATATTAGCTAATCTTATTGGCAACTTAGTAGGGAAATTTGGAATTCCAAAAGTAATAGGACAAATAACAACAGGCATTCTCCTAAGTCCAACATTCCTTGGAAAGATTAAAATTCCTTTATTATTTCCACTAGGAATTATCAGTGTGGGTGATAACTATCTAATTAATGAAGAGATATTTGCAATATCAACAATAGCATCAATCATCCTACTCTTTATGGCAGGTCTTGAAACTAATTTAAAATTATTCCTTAAATTCTTACCACGTGGGGGGTTAATAGGAATAATAGAGGTCATTGGTACTTTCGTAAGTTTTGCACTAATATCTACTATTTTATTTGACGTGCCATTCATTAGTCCGACATCTCTTTTTATAGGGATAATAGCAACACCTTCCTCCGCAGGAATTGCTGCAAGCATACTCTCAGCTAAGAAAAAAATGAGTACATCAGAAGGAGTAACAATAATATCAACTTCAATAATTGATGATGTTCTCTCAATGATTATGCTAACAAGCATAATAACAATATCACGCTCACTCTCAGATCTTGATATTGCAATCTCAATTACAACTACAATTAAGAACATACTAATTTGGTTTTGTCTAACATTTGTTTTAATCTTGCTATCAGAACCAATTTCAAAATTACTTAAAAGTTTTAATAGTGTTACTCTAGCAACTGTAATAACTATTGCTTTAACATTTATTATTTCAAGCTTTTTCCAAAACTTAGGAATGTCATTCGTAATTGGAGCTTATATATTTGGGCTTGCTATGTCAAAAACAGATATTGTGTGTGTAATTCAAGATAAATTAACAATATTTGAAAGGTTTTTTATACCAGTATTTTTTACATCAATAGGCCTCATGGCCGACATTAATGTGATATTATCAAAAGAAGTCTTAATGCTTGGAATTCTGCTTAGTTGTATAGCTGTAGTAACAAAAGTCATATATTGTTTTATTCCATCATGCTTCTTAGGGTTTAACAAATTAGGTGCACTAAGAATAGCCTTTGGAATGGTTCCAAGAGGCGAAATATCATTAATAATTGCAAACGTAGCACTTTCCTCTGAATTTATAAGTCAAAAAATATTTGGAATAATAATAATTATAGTCTTCCTGCCAACAATAATTGCAACACCAATAATAAATATCTTATTTCAAATAAATAAAAACGGCTTAAAGAAAGAAATTAAAACAGAACAAAATACTCAAATTACAGTATCATTTAAATATGATAACTTAACAAAAATACTTGTATGGGAATTAAAAAATGAACTAAGAAACGAAGGATTTTTCACTCAACAAATAAAAAATGACTTCTCACAATATATAAATGCAAGACGCAATGATATCTCACTGTCAATAAAAAGAGAAGGAAGTAAAATTACATTTGAATGTCCCAAAAAACACCTAATTATCATACAAGATTTATTTAGAGAAACCATTTTAAATATAGAAAGAATGACTGAAGAAGTTAAAACTGTCTCTTTGAATGCACAAAAGTTAGACTACTCAATCAATTATGACAAAATAAGCAGTAACATTAATCTTAATAAACGAATTAAAAAAGAAAATATTATTTTAGACTTAAAAGCAACAAATAAAATTGAGGTATTAAGAGAATTACTAGATGTAATAAAAGTCGAAATTGATAAAGAAATAATATTACAAGACCTAATGGAAAGAGAAAAGTTAATAACCACAGCCCTTAAAGAAGGGTTTGCAATACCTCATTTAAAGACTAATTTAATCAAAAAAATGCATATTGCTATTGGAATAAGTCACAATGGCATTGATTTTAATGCAATTAATAAAAATCTAAGTCATATATTTATATTAATACTATACCCAGCAAAAGAGTATGTTAATTATCCGAGAATTTTAGCATCTATTGTGGGCAAGGTTGACTCTAACAAAAAAGCAATGCTTAAAGCTAAAACTGATAAAGAAATTTATAATATAATAGTAGGATAA
- a CDS encoding HPr family phosphocarrier protein — protein MTIKITNKEGIHSKPSSMIADFASQYPFCDIKLVTEDKQEADAKSAVEIMILGVKHKEKIKIIANGKEEIEIINQLSELLLNSSFTKEIKE, from the coding sequence ATGACAATTAAAATAACCAACAAAGAAGGTATTCACTCAAAACCATCAAGCATGATTGCAGACTTTGCAAGTCAATATCCTTTTTGCGATATAAAATTAGTTACAGAAGACAAACAAGAAGCTGATGCCAAATCTGCAGTTGAAATTATGATACTTGGAGTTAAGCACAAAGAAAAAATAAAAATTATAGCAAATGGGAAAGAAGAAATTGAAATCATTAATCAACTTTCAGAATTATTATTAAATTCAAGCTTTACAAAAGAGATTAAAGAATGA
- a CDS encoding HPF/RaiA family ribosome-associated protein translates to MEPKIQTINYHLSNNTKNFIVKKLEKLGDHIKQNSESLKITIKKENDIFHIDAHLHFNWGKRIHITEEGKELYALTEGLIERLQNTANKEKSKKETSNKQVKINANNDN, encoded by the coding sequence ATGGAACCTAAAATACAAACTATTAATTACCATTTAAGTAATAATACAAAAAATTTTATTGTAAAAAAATTAGAAAAACTTGGAGATCACATTAAACAAAACTCAGAAAGTCTCAAAATCACAATAAAAAAAGAAAACGATATTTTTCACATAGATGCTCATCTGCACTTTAACTGGGGAAAAAGAATACATATTACAGAAGAAGGTAAGGAACTATATGCCTTGACAGAAGGCTTAATAGAAAGACTGCAAAATACAGCAAACAAGGAGAAAAGTAAAAAAGAGACAAGTAATAAACAAGTAAAAATAAATGCAAACAATGACAATTAA
- the rpoN gene encoding RNA polymerase factor sigma-54, with protein MLKQNLKLTQKLQITQINAMKMLSIEKKELIKIISDEIENNEYLQVDSSKIFFETLKTYQFRKFLYKENDDNQTQYEIALAKTSPKPSLQEHLLLQLRIQRLSEAEINIGEIIINNLNSRGLYIINPYDFFIKEDWSQVNKMIELIQKFDPIGICVPNIIESLILQAKYHKLDARIIKILEKADLLANNQDKLKEEIKISSQDLSKALETIKLKLNPNPTFEFKDKYDTNEYIEPDIIIINKDNKPKIKIKEVNIFKKEVKKQEVKDLKNYKQAKWFIESLRYRDETLAKIGIAIYTLQKEFLRRGFKSLRPMKLADISEKINLSKSTISRTIKNKYLKFDWGTISIKKLFNSVGGAKTNEFSKLSIKLVIKGILEQNKKMADNQISDILKSKGINISRRTVNKYRNELKLEGELYGT; from the coding sequence ATGCTAAAACAAAATTTAAAGCTAACACAAAAATTACAAATAACACAAATCAATGCAATGAAAATGTTAAGTATCGAAAAAAAAGAACTGATAAAGATCATATCAGATGAAATTGAAAATAATGAATATCTTCAAGTAGACTCAAGTAAAATATTTTTCGAAACACTAAAAACTTATCAATTTAGAAAATTTCTCTACAAGGAGAATGATGATAATCAAACACAATACGAAATTGCACTAGCTAAAACATCACCCAAGCCTTCTCTTCAAGAACATCTTTTACTACAATTAAGAATTCAAAGACTTAGTGAAGCTGAGATTAACATAGGAGAAATCATAATAAACAATCTAAACAGCAGAGGACTGTATATAATCAATCCTTATGACTTCTTTATAAAAGAAGATTGGTCTCAAGTAAATAAAATGATCGAACTAATTCAAAAATTCGATCCAATAGGAATTTGCGTACCTAATATCATAGAATCATTAATACTACAAGCAAAATATCATAAATTAGATGCCAGGATAATAAAAATCCTTGAAAAAGCAGATTTACTTGCAAATAATCAAGATAAACTAAAAGAAGAAATTAAAATCAGCTCTCAAGATTTAAGTAAAGCTCTTGAAACTATTAAGCTTAAGCTTAATCCTAATCCCACATTTGAGTTTAAAGATAAATATGATACAAACGAATATATTGAACCAGATATCATTATTATCAATAAAGATAATAAACCGAAGATAAAAATCAAAGAAGTCAATATTTTCAAAAAAGAAGTTAAAAAACAAGAGGTTAAAGATTTAAAAAATTATAAACAAGCAAAATGGTTCATTGAATCTCTAAGATACAGAGATGAAACACTGGCTAAAATAGGAATAGCAATATATACATTGCAAAAAGAATTCTTACGAAGAGGCTTTAAAAGTCTAAGACCAATGAAATTGGCTGATATATCCGAAAAAATTAATCTATCAAAATCAACGATATCAAGAACAATAAAAAATAAATACTTAAAATTCGACTGGGGGACAATATCAATTAAAAAACTATTTAATTCAGTCGGTGGTGCTAAAACAAATGAATTCTCAAAATTAAGCATTAAATTAGTGATAAAGGGAATATTAGAGCAAAATAAGAAGATGGCAGATAATCAAATTTCTGATATACTAAAATCTAAAGGTATCAATATTTCAAGGAGAACTGTAAATAAATATAGAAATGAATTAAAACTTGAAGGAGAACTTTATGGAACCTAA
- a CDS encoding chromate transporter, producing the protein MILITLFITFFKIGILNFGGGNGITTLINKEIIDNKAWITKEEFINIITISRITPGPIATNIASYVGTKVAGITGSVIATIALITAPILIIILITSVLNEIKFLNYYLKSLKPVIISLWIMTTIILFKSIFSQPNFNNTEFLKNITLIGLNLIILLLCKSITPTVLIISSGILYIFI; encoded by the coding sequence TTGATTCTAATAACTTTATTCATTACATTTTTTAAAATAGGAATCCTAAACTTCGGTGGAGGAAACGGAATTACAACTCTCATCAATAAAGAAATTATTGATAATAAGGCATGGATCACAAAAGAAGAATTCATTAATATTATTACAATATCCAGAATTACTCCTGGTCCCATTGCTACCAATATAGCATCATATGTTGGTACAAAAGTAGCTGGAATTACTGGTTCAGTAATTGCCACAATAGCCCTTATAACTGCTCCAATATTAATCATCATTCTTATAACATCAGTACTGAACGAAATAAAATTCTTAAATTACTACCTTAAAAGCTTGAAACCCGTAATCATATCATTATGGATAATGACTACAATTATTTTATTTAAAAGCATATTCTCACAACCAAACTTTAATAACACAGAATTTTTAAAAAACATTACACTTATAGGATTGAACCTAATTATTCTATTGCTCTGCAAAAGTATCACTCCTACAGTACTAATCATATCCAGTGGAATATTATATATTTTTATATAA
- a CDS encoding chromate transporter — MNKKKEKSHELLILLYLVLKITTLTIGGGLLIISELKKTIVNKKKLISDKEFNEILATSNVIPGVTAVNFVFLIGKKLKGFKGAILLTIAGILPSIVIITIITLYANLNSNNIYFQKFLKGSKISSAIIMSMLIVEFSKKMLKKSIKKWITCLLITYVLYKFNVDLLYILLMCLLICFAKYTAKKRFS; from the coding sequence ATGAATAAAAAAAAAGAAAAATCACATGAATTATTAATATTATTATATCTTGTCTTAAAGATAACAACACTCACAATTGGTGGAGGGTTATTAATAATATCTGAACTTAAAAAAACAATTGTAAATAAAAAAAAATTAATATCTGATAAAGAGTTCAATGAAATACTTGCAACATCAAATGTAATTCCTGGAGTAACAGCAGTCAATTTTGTATTCTTAATTGGTAAAAAGCTTAAAGGATTTAAAGGAGCAATTCTATTAACTATTGCTGGCATTCTACCATCAATAGTTATAATCACAATAATAACACTCTATGCAAACTTAAATTCAAATAACATTTACTTCCAAAAATTTCTCAAAGGTTCAAAAATATCATCAGCTATTATAATGTCAATGCTCATAGTTGAATTTTCAAAAAAAATGCTAAAAAAATCAATAAAAAAATGGATAACATGTTTATTGATAACATATGTTCTATACAAATTTAATGTAGACCTATTATACATATTACTAATGTGCTTATTAATATGTTTTGCAAAGTATACAGCAAAGAAAAGATTTTCTTAA
- a CDS encoding mechanosensitive ion channel family protein, with protein MLKEIFVFQGYVDRIFETVVVYGLKFILALLIWYVLRFFIGKLNKLFFKAFEKSKLETKLDSTVLNFFRSFFKVMTDVVLILMILPYLGVPTASIFAVFGSLGLAVGFAAQGILSNFVSGCVVLNANFFKIGDYISCDDFEGEVNNIQIFFTTLKTVDGKIVKVPNSKFTNASVTNFSANPKRRISFNFQVPYDTDIGYLKISIENLAFSFNKEQYSVDEPSVVVKEYTPYYIVMQVRCFVNTKFFWDFQYFIAENIKCILADMGIKFPIHIVDFSKLH; from the coding sequence ATATTAAAAGAAATATTTGTTTTTCAAGGGTATGTTGATAGAATTTTTGAAACAGTAGTAGTTTATGGGTTAAAATTTATCTTAGCACTGTTAATATGGTATGTTTTAAGGTTTTTTATTGGAAAATTGAATAAGCTTTTCTTTAAAGCTTTTGAGAAGTCCAAGTTGGAAACAAAACTAGATTCTACTGTTCTTAATTTCTTTAGGTCATTTTTTAAAGTGATGACAGATGTGGTGTTAATTCTTATGATTTTACCTTATCTAGGTGTTCCTACAGCTTCTATTTTTGCTGTATTTGGATCTTTAGGTCTTGCGGTTGGATTTGCTGCTCAAGGGATTTTATCTAATTTTGTTAGTGGGTGTGTCGTATTGAATGCAAATTTTTTTAAAATAGGTGATTATATTAGTTGTGATGATTTTGAGGGAGAAGTAAATAATATTCAGATATTTTTTACTACACTTAAGACTGTGGATGGTAAAATTGTTAAGGTGCCAAATAGTAAGTTTACAAATGCGTCAGTTACTAATTTTTCTGCAAATCCGAAAAGGAGGATTTCATTCAACTTTCAAGTGCCTTATGATACAGATATTGGTTATCTTAAAATCAGTATAGAAAATTTGGCATTTTCCTTTAATAAGGAACAATATAGTGTTGATGAACCTAGTGTTGTTGTGAAAGAATATACACCTTATTATATAGTCATGCAAGTAAGATGTTTTGTAAATACTAAGTTTTTCTGGGATTTTCAGTACTTCATAGCAGAGAATATTAAATGTATTTTAGCTGATATGGGAATAAAATTTCCCATTCATATCGTGGATTTTAGCAAATTGCATTAA
- a CDS encoding glycosyltransferase, which produces MRIAIFTDTYIPDKNGVSTSIRQIKAGLEKKGHAVYIFCTQSQRVDLKESCVYRCSSIKMNNKIDAQIALPNKTQINKIIQEHKPEIIHTHSEFIMGNIGKKLALKYNIPIVHTNHTMWDHYKHYLGILKYLINPDKVMEKFYDKIHHFIYPSIKSRDKYFNFAKNADYKIIPNGVDRELFIKELSQEKKQEILNKHGINQNDKIIIFVGRINKEKNVSLLIEHLKKLLIENKNCKLLLIGRGKELNKVKHFRKKYGLEKQIILTGPIPWEEMYYYYKISDIFASLSISEVYPMTVIEALSTGIPAVLVNDIIYKDLIQQGKNGFLIDNYEDIYKHMKELIENDEKLQTFKKNTEEMSTTFSSSFVIEQIEQYYSEIIKNQKY; this is translated from the coding sequence ATGAGAATTGCAATATTCACAGATACATATATTCCAGACAAGAATGGAGTATCAACATCTATAAGACAAATTAAAGCAGGATTAGAAAAAAAAGGCCATGCTGTTTATATCTTTTGTACACAATCCCAAAGAGTAGATTTAAAAGAAAGCTGTGTTTACAGATGCTCATCAATTAAAATGAACAACAAAATAGATGCACAAATAGCACTCCCAAACAAAACACAAATAAATAAAATCATACAAGAACATAAGCCTGAAATAATTCATACACATTCGGAATTCATTATGGGAAATATTGGTAAAAAATTAGCCCTAAAATATAATATCCCAATAGTTCATACAAATCATACAATGTGGGACCATTATAAACATTATCTAGGAATTCTCAAATACTTAATTAATCCAGACAAAGTGATGGAAAAATTTTATGATAAAATTCACCATTTTATTTATCCATCAATTAAATCACGCGACAAATATTTTAATTTTGCAAAAAATGCTGACTACAAAATAATACCAAATGGAGTGGACAGAGAACTCTTTATAAAAGAACTAAGTCAAGAAAAAAAACAAGAAATTTTAAATAAACATGGAATAAATCAAAATGATAAGATCATAATCTTTGTTGGAAGAATCAATAAAGAAAAAAATGTATCCCTGCTAATAGAACATCTAAAAAAACTTCTCATTGAAAACAAAAACTGCAAACTACTCCTCATAGGTAGGGGCAAGGAATTAAATAAAGTAAAACATTTCAGAAAAAAATACGGTCTTGAAAAACAAATCATACTCACTGGACCAATCCCATGGGAAGAAATGTACTATTATTATAAAATTTCTGACATATTTGCAAGTCTATCAATAAGCGAAGTGTATCCAATGACGGTCATTGAAGCCTTAAGTACAGGAATACCTGCAGTACTTGTTAATGACATAATATACAAGGATTTAATACAGCAAGGAAAAAACGGATTCCTAATAGACAATTATGAGGACATATACAAACATATGAAAGAATTAATAGAAAACGATGAAAAATTACAAACTTTTAAAAAAAACACAGAAGAGATGTCTACTACTTTTTCAAGCTCATTTGTCATAGAACAAATTGAACAGTATTATTCTGAAATCATTAAGAACCAAAAATATTAA